One stretch of Juglans microcarpa x Juglans regia isolate MS1-56 chromosome 3D, Jm3101_v1.0, whole genome shotgun sequence DNA includes these proteins:
- the LOC121254500 gene encoding uncharacterized protein LOC121254500, with the protein MATLSSATITATTTTIANSRRRKNNVHHLTGLNSFGGLKAHNSVASLGLPACTEQSFAKVVSSLKLPSQGKGRGGGALSSTCNAAGEIFSIAVIINGLVLIGVAVGFVLLRIEASVEEAEAE; encoded by the coding sequence ATGGCTACTCTATCTTCAGCCACCATTACTGCTACCACAACCACCATTGCCAACTCTAGGAGGAGGAAAAACAACGTGCACCACTTAACAGGGCTCAACTCTTTTGGTGGGCTCAAGGCTCACAACAGTGTGGCCTCACTAGGCCTTCCTGCATGCACTGAGCAGTCCTTTGCAAAAGTGGTGAGCTCCCTGAAACTTCCGTCACAAGGCAAAGGCAGAGGTGGAGGAGCTCTATCTTCTACCTGTAATGCTGCTGGTGAGATTTTCAGCATTGCAGTCATCATCAATGGGCTGGTTCTTATTGGAGTTGCAGTGGGGTTCGTCCTTCTTCGAATCGAAGCGTCTGTTGAAGAGGCAGAGGCAGAGTGA